The sequence ATGGGGAGGTTGATTTTTGGCTCATCTTGCAGTATTTgagtgtgtacgtttgtgtgtgcgtgcgtatgtgtgtttgcctgcgaCCAAAATCCAGATCGAAGTACTTACATGATCTAAGGAGAATTAACCCTTTTGTCATCAGTCAGCTAGTGTTATGATCATTTAGgccaatctttttttaaattgttttaacaCCAAACACGGCAAAAATATTGTGCAACCTTTTAATATTTGCAAATTATTGATATTTGCCACATACACACTTTAGTCGCATGTGTCGGAGATAGAACCACGTGTTGATTCTGAACCAAAGCGTATCTCTGCCCTAGGAAGGCCTGTCCTGTTGACAGAAGCTCTTTATTTAAAGCAGGGCTacttaaaagagagagagagagagggagagagagagagagggagagagagagagagagagagagagagagagagagagagagagagaggagagagagagagagagagagagagagagagagagagagagagagagagagagagagagagagagagagagagagagagagaggcaagcaCTGTGTACCTGTCTCTCATTAAGGCCACATTAAGACCTAGCTTGACcgggagctctctctctctccctcagtgggACAATGATTGTCTTTCTTGGAGGTTCTGTGTCAACAAAATGAATAGTGGCGGCTTCCGACCTGTTACCCAGAAGACACTGATACTAATGCGGGTCTCCCTGGATTAGCCCGGTCCCCCAGGAAGCATGGGGTCCAGGCAGAAGGGAAGTGGAGGGGCTCATCCGCGAGGCAGGAGTTAGGGGCCAATGTTGAGTAGCTGTGTCGTGCCATGGCATAATATAGCCGGAGCAAGAAGGAGaatatgtgtgtctgcatgctgcCATGGGAGGAGTGTTAAGTTGGGTTCGCAGCTCGCGTCTGTGGGCTGGTGGTGGATACAAGTCATGTGCTGAGGCTCTGGAGAGTAAGTAGAGCTTTTCTTCAAGTGGTTGTATGTAGTGAGACGTGTTCCTCTGGTCCGAGTGGAAGGATCCTGACATCTTGAATCTTAAAGGAAGTCATGGTCAAGTTCTCATCGTTTTTTTCTCTCAACTAGCTACACCAAGAGCATGaccacaaagtgtgtgtgtgtgtgtgtgtgtgtgtgtgtgtgtgtgtgtgtgtgtgtgtttgtgtgtgtgtgtgtgtgtgtgtgtgtgtgtgtgtgtgtgtgtgtgtgtgtgtttgtgtgtgaatgcatacGTGCGCATGGGTGCGTGGCTTTCTTCCTTATGTTCATTTTTGTACAACATTTTAAAAATTCCTTAAGTTCCTATATTATAATACTGACTTTTATTCCTATCATTAAATGGTGTTGTTTGAGCTCGAAGACATAGAAAGATAGGATTGATAGAGttcagagtagagtagagtacacACTACAACAACCAGATTGATAGAGAAGTCATGGTTGGCTCTGACTCCCAACACAGTGTTTCTGTTTCAATTAGTACCATTCTCCAAGTCATGAAATCTGACTTTGTATCGGATCACCTTTATCAGACTTGATCAGTATTAGGCTAATCcccttaagacacacacacacacacacacacacacacacacacacacacacacacacacacacacacacacacacacacacacacacacacacacacacacacacacacacacaccccaacgaatacacacacagacacacatcttaTGTCCTTTGATTGACTTTAAtctcactcccccccaccctcttgtCCTTGTCCCTCGCCCACAGACTCAGGAAGCCCTTGAAGACTCCCGCCACAGCGTAGACGGCCTGGGCCCGGGAGGAGTAGGGCCCCCTTCCGCCGCGGACCCCCTGGGAGGGCACTCGGGGACCACCCAACGCCCCACCCCGCCCTCATGGCCGGCCCGCAGGCCTTCGGACCTGCGCCCAGACGGGAAGGACGGCCCGGGGACGCTCCTGGGAGCGGAGGATCGCTGCTCCCACGCCGGACCTAGCCGGGCCCGCCAGAGGGAGTCAGTCCACGCCGCCAGGCAGGAACCACAGGAGGCCGCCGGGACCCACCCGCGTCCCACCGGCTGCTGCAGGAGGAGAAGCCCCGAGCTCGaccctctggacctctggaaacagcagcagcagcagcagcagcgtggcCTTAAAGACTGTAGCACAGTGCCACCGGAGCTCCATCCAGAGACACACGGGACAGACTGCGGCCACGGCCGGCCCGGGTCACAGAGCCTCTGCAGGGTCACACAGACCCTGCCGTGCAGCTCAGAGGTGTGCGGGTCACATGGACATAGCCCCCACTGCACAGACAGCGCCACAGAGAGTGCCACAGACAGCGCCACAGACAGCTACGTAGGCAACGCGGAGGTAAATGCCACGTCCCTAGGTCTCACTGCTGAGCCCCCCTTTCCCACGCAGAGTAGAGAAAGCCCACAATGCACCAGGACACAGTATGTAGGACGCCCCGATACCTGCGCCATACAGATAAACGAGACAGAGGAAGGGGTCATTGGGACGTTCGAGAACGCCGGGTTGCTACCAACTCATGAAAGCACAGATGTAGAAACACAGGCCCTATGTGAGCGGGATGTTGAACGAGGAAGCATTGAACCGGTCGGCTCTAATTATGTCGATAACTTTGCTGATCCAAACAACAGGGAGTGTACAGACAGCCACGACCAGTGTAAACAGGAGTGTGGTACAGAATATGTAGTTACAATAGATGAAAGCGGTGCAGACATAGATAGCATAGAAGTGTTTGAGGTAGAACAACACAATTTGTCTGAGAGTATTGGGACAGAGAGTGTACCAATTCACGAAAGAGAGAGTAACTGTACAGACAGTTTAACTGATGAAGATTTGACTGCCCTGCTGAACTCGACAGGGGCACACAGCTATCACCCCACACCTGGTGACACGGAACATATAAACTGGTCTAGTAGCACGTCTACAGATGTAAACAAAGCCCAGGGTACAACAGAATCCCCCGTACcacaaaatacaaacaaagcaATTctagacacacaagcacaaattgTTTCCTCATCAGACAACTTGGACAGTTGTTTTTCTAGCCCAACAGAGGAGAGCCCGAGTGTCCTATTGGATTCAACCCCTCAGTTCTTTCTTTGTACCGATGTGACACACAGCTGTGTGGTTGACCTCGAAACAGTGGTAAATAAAGCATCAGCGACGGTCAATGAAAtcggctcctccatcaccttctTGGCCGAGGCTGAGTCCCTTTTCTCTTTCGCCGGTGGTGCACCAGACTTAGCCGGGTCCGTTCCCCGGGCTCCTCAGAGAGCTGCTCCTGGGTCCACCCCCGGTCACGACACCCGGCAGCGCAGGGAGAAGCGAcccggacgccgccgccgccgccccccccggggCTCGAAGGCGTCGCCCTTGCAAGACCTGGATCAAACCCAGTGTTCGACTCCCGAGAGCCTGGAGAAGGAGTCCGCCGTCTGGCATCAGCCTGTCTCCCTGGAGCTGTTTGAGGAGGTCCAGGAATGCTCCGAGCTACCAGGGCCTGGCTCAGTTCAGACACCCCCTGACAGAGGTGGAGCCTGTTGGGAAGTTCTGCCGCCTCTCATAGATAAGGTTGTAGTTTCCCCAGAGTGTGATGTGCTAGTGTGTCCCCCCAACCTACTGCCAGAGAGCtcagtgggggaggggaggaaggcaGAATCAGCCTTCCCTCTCCCTTTACAACAcaacaggggaggggaggagagcacGGAGGCTGCAGGGAGTAATGTTTGCTTTGACCAGAGAGGAGTTCTAGGACTAGAAAACCCCTCACTGTCCAATACTGACACGGCAGACGAGTGTGAGAGCATCGAAGTCGACGTCAACTCGAGAGAATGTTTCGGTCACCTGGATGCCCTTCCTACTGTGGTTTGGGAGGTCGAGGAAAGTCCTGCAGAACCGTCAGTCTTAAACCCTGATTCGTATCACTGCAGAGAACACCCAGATCCGGGTCAAGGGCCGGTTCCCCTGTCCAATAGAGAAAGAATTTGCAGTTTAAAAGAGCAGGGTGTAAAACTGCTGGAGAGCCCAAACAGTCCCACGGTCCCCTGGAACGCGCTGGCCTCCCTCCCTGTGCCGCTCTCCGActccaacaacaacacaaaggcCAGAGCCGGAGGAGCAGACGACACGGAGAGCACAGGCTGGTCCTCCAACGGACCACAGAGCAGCTCCCAGACCACTGAGAACACAGTTTGTGATAGAGACGAGTCCGCAACAACAACCCAGACCGCTGACCTTTTGGAGCGCTCAGAGAAGCCCCAAGAGGTTTCTGATGCGTTGCCCTCCCCGGTGAGCCGCGACCGCTACTGGAGCAGCGAGGACTCGGCTGTGTCCGGTCTTGGGGAGGACCTGGAGGCTCTAAatcaggaggaggacctggaaGAACATCAGAACGAGGAGAAACTCAATTACATCTCTGATCAGATAGACGGCGGGTGCAGGGATGTTGGGGAGCGGTTAGGCTCAGTCACACAGAGTGCCTGTGACCTTGAACCTTTAGTGCCCCAGCTGGAGCCAGCACTGCTAATGGACACAGGATGCAATGAGGAGCTGAATAATTGCAGCAGCAGGCCACCTGACTACACAGAGTCCTTTGAGGATTACCTTCTGGAGCACAGAGAGCCACAGGAGAGCGGTTCCAAATGTCCACAGCAGGTGGGTCGAATTTCCAAAGACCCATACCCATGCCTGGACATTGGTACAATCAAAAGCTTAGATCCCATTCTGGAGGCAGACCGTCAGGACAGCTCAGTGGCATCCGAGGATGATTCACAATTGAAAGCACAAAAAGTGGATGACATGGGGCCAGTAGAAGAAGAGGGAAGTTTAAATGTCTCATCTGGGAACCTGACACCATCTATTCCCGAAAGTTCATACAGCCAGCATGAGCCTGAAGAAGAGCCCTCAACCACCACTGAGATGAAGGCCCTGAGTCACGCCCCAGTGGCTGAGATGGACGACCTCACCACTGCTCCTCTTCTGAGGCCCGGCGGAGAGAAGCTCTGCAGACCCATGACCATGACCTGTGACCCCACATCCTACGGTGCAGAAAGCACTATCGATGAGGAGGACAAAACGAGTAAGAAGGGCAAAACAAAGGGCAGCCCGACAGCCAACAAGGCTTCTAAGTTCTCCGTCTTTGCCAAGATGCCCTCATTCCGAAAAGCCAAGGGCGTGAAGGGATCCAAGGCAGAGGAGCCTTCCAGAGAGTCCCCTGAAAGAGGAGAAGAGTCGGCTCCTTCCAGGACCCCTGAGTCTGAGCACAGTGTCCATGAGGACAACTCAGACGAAGAGGCCCCCGTCAAGGGAAGCTGCAGCGTTGACCAGACGCCGGTAACGCTAACCTGTCCTTCGAGACAGGGCGAGGCAGAAGAAGACAGCTACGGCTTCTTCCCCACTACACCCAGGACACGCCACGTCCAGCAGCTCTCCAGCAACGGGGCTCCGAGCGAGGCCAACGGAGGCGCCCAGGACCCCGACGGGCCCCACCTCCAGCAGGGGCAAGCGGCCGACGGCCAGGGCTACAAGAGGAGCAAGAGCAACGACAGCCTCAACAGCAACATCCGCATGCGCTTCGCCCAAGCCCACAAGTCCCTCTCCAGCCTGTTCGAGTCTCGCTCTATGGACAAGGAGAACGAGGAGCACCTCAACTCGGCCAACGAGGGCGATTTGGGTCGAGCCAGACAATCCTGGAGAAGGCTAAAGAGGGCCAAAGAGGCAGAGCTGCTGAGAAGGGCTCTCTCGGTGCCCGAAGGGGACACCAGCAGGACTGGGAGTGGGGAGAACCTTGAAGACCTGTCCGTTCAGGACAGGGTGAGCATCCCTGGTTCACCCGCCTCACTCAGGGCCCTCCGCCACACCGATCCCCTCTGCAAGAGGGGGGTCCCACAGGGGGACACCACAGATATCCCCCACGGGTGCAAGTccgagggccagaggaggaaatGCGCAGCAAACGGCCTGCCGATCACATCGCCCTCGTCCTCAGACGACTCGGAGGCCACACCGGTCAACGGACCCAACCCACCCGTCCAGCCGTCGTCTCAGGTCAGCCTGTCCCACCCGCACCACCCTCCTACCGGAGTCCCATCGTCCCCACCGGCCGGGGACGGCCTGGCAGAGGGCCCCCTGCGACCCATGAGCCCTAAGCCCAACAGCCCGCGGCCGGCTGCCCAGCGGAGGGTGTTCCGTTACCCGCACTCGGCCAAAGCCAGTGTCCTCTCCTCGGTTCGTCTGggccagtcagtcagtgtgGACGGCCTCGCGGACCCCCCGGAGAGGCCCAGAACCCTCAAGCCCGCCGCCGGCCCCCTGGgcctctccctcagccctctggaGGGTCCCGAGGGCGGCGTAGACAATCAGTCCCTCACCAGCCTCCATACCATAGGCTCCATCAATGAAATGGAGGTAAGAAGGAGTTTACTTTGCCTCCCCATACAATGCAAATTGATAACAGATTTGCAATTGATGTTATATTTGTAACACGCCTTGCAGTGTATGTTGTGTTTTCTAAACCTTTGCTGTGATCACGCACAACTAGTAAACATCAAAGTAATACAAAATATACGGTAAGGTAACAGAAACAACGACAAACAGAGATCCAAAGCCTGTGTTGTAAGTCATCTGATTGGGACTAGAGGAGAGGCAGTGCATGTCTGTCACCATTAGCTTTACAGCTCTCTGTGGGCACGAAGGTTTCGGGCCCTCTGTGATTGAAagccctgtctgtctcttaGTCTCCGGAGTGACATCATAAATCAGCGCAGGAGACAAAAAAAGTGCTGAACCAGGAGAGCGATAGGGTGCCATGCTGCCGGTTAAAGTGTTGTTTACGCCCCCCATTTAGAGCAGCTTCCATACTCAGGAAAAAAGTCGTCCATCTGTAGTCTGCCCTGCCTGccttggcttgtgtgtgtgtgtgagtgtgtgcgtgtgtgtgtatgtgtgtgtgtgtgtgcgtgtgtgtctgtgtgtttgtacgtgttcTAGCAtggtatatacatgtgtgtgtgtgtggttcgtGTCTAACAACTAGCGTCggtgtgcatgtacgtgcgtGGCAATCGgtgcgcgtgtgcatgagtTTAAGGCCGCCTGTATAATCCAGACGTGTCAGGGAGttgcggggagagagggagtcattCATTCCAGGCCCTGCTCTGTGGGAGACATgataatgaggaggaggagaggcaacAGGGAAAAAGCCCGGGTCAACGCTCCCTCTGTCCTCCGCCAGGTCCCAACTGCGTCTCTACTGGTCTTGTCTTCCCAAGTGTCCATAGTACAACCTTCCCAGCCAGTTCCCTAGAGGGCCGGTCACGTTCTATTTGTAGCCAGAAGGGGATGTAACTGGACAGCTAGCCCCCCCTAGTGGCGGCTCGGAGGAACCGTCAGGGTTACCCAACAGGCCTTCTGCAGTTATTTGATATGCATAGCACGTGCGGCGACATGTCTAGTAATGAATGCTAACCTCCCCTGGATGTACAGAGAGACATTTAGGTTTGACATTTAGGCCAGAATAGCTCTCTGCTGGATACTGAGTCACGATATCAGCTGTATCACCTCCACCCAATAGCTTTGCAGCGCATACTGGTTGACTTAACTGTTGTCCACAGGTAAACTACTACCAAAGTCTATTTATAAACCCACTGCGTTTGATCCGTCTAACCCATTAACTGTGCACTCACAAGGAACCCCAAACGCCCAGCCGCCTCCCCTCACTGGTGCGGCAGCGCAGGCTCCCGGAGACCCGGGAACAAGTGGAGGCCGTGGCTCCGGCCCCCAGGGTGCCCGGGGCCGGGCTCCGGCCTGTCCCAGACAGGGTCAGCATCGCGCTTGGGCCGGTTCCGGACTCTCTCGGGACGGGCCCGGACAGGCTCGGGGCCGCACTCCGGCTGGGTCCGGACCGGGTCGGGGCGGGGCCCGGCCCCGGACCGGGGCCAGACAGGGCGCGGTCAGGCCCCCGGCACCGCCGCTGCCTGGACGACctctggatggaggaggagaagtggtACAAGCGCAAGCGGGCCCGGGCAGCGCGGGGGAGTCTAGGCCAGCTGGACCACGTGCTGACCCCGCAAGGCCAGGACAGAGTAAGACCCCCCGATGACGATGAAGACACACAGCTAAGACCAAGCACCGAAAACAATGCACTGCTCTGGAGGCCATCGCCCAATAGCTCCTcactttccttctccttcttctcggTCTTGTTCTGCCTGCGCCTCCACCTCTGCTCACCTTCACCTGTCGCTTCACCTCTTGGCCTCACCGTGGGGGTGTCTGTCGTTGCCACGGATACGGGTTTGGGATTATAAACTC is a genomic window of Gadus chalcogrammus isolate NIFS_2021 chromosome 23, NIFS_Gcha_1.0, whole genome shotgun sequence containing:
- the arhgef4 gene encoding uncharacterized protein arhgef4 isoform X5, with product MDTGCNEELNNCSSRPPDYTESFEDYLLEHREPQESGSKCPQQVGRISKDPYPCLDIGTIKSLDPILEADRQDSSVASEDDSQLKAQKVDDMGPVEEEGSLNVSSGNLTPSIPESSYSQHEPEEEPSTTTEMKALSHAPVAEMDDLTTAPLLRPGGEKLCRPMTMTCDPTSYGAESTIDEEDKTSKKGKTKGSPTANKASKFSVFAKMPSFRKAKGVKGSKAEEPSRESPERGEESAPSRTPESEHSVHEDNSDEEAPVKGSCSVDQTPVTLTCPSRQGEAEEDSYGFFPTTPRTRHVQQLSSNGAPSEANGGAQDPDGPHLQQGQAADGQGYKRSKSNDSLNSNIRMRFAQAHKSLSSLFESRSMDKENEEHLNSANEGDLGRARQSWRRLKRAKEAELLRRALSVPEGDTSRTGSGENLEDLSVQDRVSIPGSPASLRALRHTDPLCKRGVPQGDTTDIPHGCKSEGQRRKCAANGLPITSPSSSDDSEATPVNGPNPPVQPSSQVSLSHPHHPPTGVPSSPPAGDGLAEGPLRPMSPKPNSPRPAAQRRVFRYPHSAKASVLSSVRLGQSVSVDGLADPPERPRTLKPAAGPLGLSLSPLEGPEGGVDNQSLTSLHTIGSINEMEEPQTPSRLPSLVRQRRLPETREQVEAVAPAPRVPGAGLRPVPDRVSIALGPVPDSLGTGPDRLGAALRLGPDRVGAGPGPGPGPDRARSGPRHRRCLDDLWMEEEKWYKRKRARAARGSLGQLDHVLTPQGQDRDRAGVTLGSYEDFRGIPLRAHCFSQSTPIGLDCLGWRGQISYPSVVVPDGGPEKGSLGEDLGSEEDLLYEDFRGSAHRFGHPGGGGGEQLAINELISDGSVVFAEALWDHVTMDDQELGFKAGDVIEVVDATNKEWWWGRILDSEGWFPASFVRLRVNQDEHMEEYLAQFEEAGAGQEDRAGLGLNLGPGLPCKEQMRSNVINEIMSTERDYIKHLKDICEGYIKQCRKRTDMFTEEQLRTIFGNIEDIYRFQRKFLKGLEKKFNKDQPHLSEIGCCFLEHQTDFQIYSEYCNNHPNACLQLSRLMKLNKYVFFFEACRLLQRMIDISLDGFLLTPVQKICKYPLQLAELLKYTNPQHRDYKDVEAALNAMKNVARLINERKRRLENIDKIAQWQSSIEDWEGEDVLSKSSDLIYSGEMSKLSQPQAKSQQRMFFLFDHQMVYCKKDLLRRDMLYYKGRVDMDQMEVTDVEDGREKDFNVSVKNALKLRSLASDSVHLLCAKKPEQKLRWLRAFADERLQVQHDRETGFSLTEVQKKQAMLNACKNHPAGKPKAVTRPYYDFLLRQKHPSMPSALPQQQVFMLAEPKRKTSTFWHNIGRLTPFKK
- the arhgef4 gene encoding uncharacterized protein arhgef4 isoform X4, coding for MDDEDGNNIARFGPKEESTGTADSEGGSEGRSELLMYLTCPPERYRTAKFSLAAYVLCWALLKWYQKRRCHSTSLQTQEALEDSRHSVDGLGPGGVGPPSAADPLGGHSGTTQRPTPPSWPARRPSDLRPDGKDGPGTLLGAEDRCSHAGPSRARQRESVHAARQEPQEAAGTHPRPTGCCRRRSPELDPLDLWKQQQQQQQRGLKDCSTVPPELHPETHGTDCGHGRPGSQSLCRVTQTLPCSSEVCGSHGHSPHCTDSATESATDSATDSYVGNAEVNATSLGLTAEPPFPTQSRESPQCTRTQYVGRPDTCAIQINETEEGVIGTFENAGLLPTHESTDVETQALCERDVERGSIEPVGSNYVDNFADPNNRECTDSHDQCKQECGTEYVVTIDESGADIDSIEVFEVEQHNLSESIGTESVPIHERESNCTDSLTDEDLTALLNSTGAHSYHPTPGDTEHINWSSSTSTDVNKAQGTTESPVPQNTNKAILDTQAQIVSSSDNLDSCFSSPTEESPSVLLDSTPQFFLCTDVTHSCVVDLETVVNKASATVNEIGSSITFLAEAESLFSFAGGAPDLAGSVPRAPQRAAPGSTPGHDTRQRREKRPGRRRRRPPRGSKASPLQDLDQTQCSTPESLEKESAVWHQPVSLELFEEVQECSELPGPGSVQTPPDRGGACWEVLPPLIDKVVVSPECDVLVCPPNLLPESSVGEGRKAESAFPLPLQHNRGGEESTEAAGSNVCFDQRGVLGLENPSLSNTDTADECESIEVDVNSRECFGHLDALPTVVWEVEESPAEPSVLNPDSYHCREHPDPGQGPVPLSNRERICSLKEQGVKLLESPNSPTVPWNALASLPVPLSDSNNNTKARAGGADDTESTGWSSNGPQSSSQTTENTVCDRDESATTTQTADLLERSEKPQEVSDALPSPVSRDRYWSSEDSAVSGLGEDLEALNQEEDLEEHQNEEKLNYISDQIDGGCRDVGERLGSVTQSACDLEPLVPQLEPALLMDTGCNEELNNCSSRPPDYTESFEDYLLEHREPQESGSKCPQQVGRISKDPYPCLDIGTIKSLDPILEADRQDSSVASEDDSQLKAQKVDDMGPVEEEGSLNVSSGNLTPSIPESSYSQHEPEEEPSTTTEMKALSHAPVAEMDDLTTAPLLRPGGEKLCRPMTMTCDPTSYGAESTIDEEDKTSKKGKTKGSPTANKASKFSVFAKMPSFRKAKGVKGSKAEEPSRESPERGEESAPSRTPESEHSVHEDNSDEEAPVKGSCSVDQTPVTLTCPSRQGEAEEDSYGFFPTTPRTRHVQQLSSNGAPSEANGGAQDPDGPHLQQGQAADGQGYKRSKSNDSLNSNIRMRFAQAHKSLSSLFESRSMDKENEEHLNSANEGDLGRARQSWRRLKRAKEAELLRRALSVPEGDTSRTGSGENLEDLSVQDRVSIPGSPASLRALRHTDPLCKRGVPQGDTTDIPHGCKSEGQRRKCAANGLPITSPSSSDDSEATPVNGPNPPVQPSSQVSLSHPHHPPTGVPSSPPAGDGLAEGPLRPMSPKPNSPRPAAQRRVFRYPHSAKASVLSSVRLGQSVSVDGLADPPERPRTLKPAAGPLGLSLSPLEGPEGGVDNQSLTSLHTIGSINEMEDRAGVTLGSYEDFRGIPLRAHCFSQSTPIGLDCLGWRGQISYPSVVVPDGGPEKGSLGEDLGSEEDLLYEDFRGSAHRFGHPGGGGGEQLAINELISDGSVVFAEALWDHVTMDDQELGFKAGDVIEVVDATNKEWWWGRILDSEGWFPASFVRLRVNQDEHMEEYLAQFEEAGAGQEDRAGLGLNLGPGLPCKEQMRSNVINEIMSTERDYIKHLKDICEGYIKQCRKRTDMFTEEQLRTIFGNIEDIYRFQRKFLKGLEKKFNKDQPHLSEIGCCFLEHQTDFQIYSEYCNNHPNACLQLSRLMKLNKYVFFFEACRLLQRMIDISLDGFLLTPVQKICKYPLQLAELLKYTNPQHRDYKDVEAALNAMKNVARLINERKRRLENIDKIAQWQSSIEDWEGEDVLSKSSDLIYSGEMSKLSQPQAKSQQRMFFLFDHQMVYCKKDLLRRDMLYYKGRVDMDQMEVTDVEDGREKDFNVSVKNALKLRSLASDSVHLLCAKKPEQKLRWLRAFADERLQVQHDRETGFSLTEVQKKQAMLNACKNHPAGKPKAVTRPYYDFLLRQKHPSMPSALPQQQVFMLAEPKRKTSTFWHNIGRLTPFKK